A segment of the Desulfitobacterium dehalogenans ATCC 51507 genome:
CAGTATACCTTGGTAATAAGATTATCGTTCTTTCCGGACAACCGGGGAGAGTTGTGGAAGAAATAGAGGTGACCATGGAACGACCCCGGGACCGTACAGAAAGATCCTTTGGTCTGATTCGCAAGCATGTTTTATCGCTGTTGGGCGAGTAACTCTATTTGAACAAAATGTCCAGAAAGAATTGAGAGTGCTAAACCCCGAACAGGTGGAGGAGTTATGGATGGAAAAGGATATAGCCCGGGTTAAGCCCCTTGAGCTTATTCATAAATTAATGGATGAAGGTACCTTTGTTGAGTTGCAAGAGCGTATGCCGGAAACCAATGTCCTAACCGGGCTTGGGAAGGTGAATGGCCGGCGGGTATACGCCTTTGCCCAAAACTTTGAGACCAGAGGAGGCTCTATTGATTCAGCTCATGCCAATAAAATCATCGCTGTCATGGATATGGCGTTAAATGATGGTGTTCCCATAGTTGGTTTTTATCATTCGGTTGGAGCCAGAATCCAAGATGGTATTCTAGCGCTGGATGCCGTTGGAAAGTTATTTAATCACCATGTGAAATTATCAGGAAAGATACCTCAGATTTCGGTTATTATGGGTTCTTGTGCCGGCGGCGCAGCTTATTGTCCGGCATTAACAGACTTTATATTTATGATTGAAGAAAAATCCAAACTTTTTGTCACAGGTCCTAAAGTTGTACAGGCAATTACCGGCGAGAGATCAACTGCGGAAGAATTAGGGGGAACAAAGATACATGGAAAAGTGAGCGGGGTTAACCATTTTGAATCCTCAGATGAGGAGTCTGCCATTAAAGATGTTCGCAGGCTGCTTTCTTACTTGCCACAGAATCACCGTGAAAAATCTCCACGGATGGTATCGGGCATTTCACCTAAATATTCAGATCCAAAAAACATTGTGCCGGTGGAATCGAATAAGCCTTATGACATGCTTAAGCTCATCGAGAAAATCGTGGATAATGAATCATTTATAGAGATTCAGAAGCAGTATGCAAAGAATACGATTATTGGCTTCGGGAGATTCAATGGTATTGCTTGTGGATTGATTGCCAATCAACCGAAACATCTTGCTGGAGCACTGGATGTCGATGCCTCCGAAAAAATTGCCTGCTTTATTCGGCTTTGTTCCAATTTTAATCTTCCTGTTATACTCCTTGAAGATACAGTTGGTTTTATGCCGGGAGTCCGGCAAGAATCCAGTGGGCTGCTCAGATATGGAGCAGATATCGTCAAGGCTTTTGCAGAAGCTTCGGCACCCAAAATCACGGTGATTATCAGAAAGGCATTTGGGGGAGCATATATCGCTCTTAATTCAAAAGCTATCGGAGCAACACGTGTCTATGCCTGGACAACCGCAGAGATCGGCGTGATGGGAATTGGAGCTGCGGTGAATCTGTTGAAGAAGGATTCGGCTTCATCGGAGTCTCTGGAGAGGAGCCTGAGCCGCGGAATGGAAGCGAATCTGGAACTAGCCCTTTCTCATGGAGTGATCGATGAGGTAATAGAGCCCTATGAGACCCGGCAGAAGCTGATTGAAGCGATCGAAGAGCTTAGGAAAAGAGAACAGCTTGCGGTTTAAAGGATAAACCAAGATCCGGAGTTATGTTCTGGGCAGATACATATGATGGCTATTTTATCGCTTCAGGTGTAGGAGGTACTGCACCGGGAACCTTGCGTACGGAATTTCAGGATGCCAAAGAGAATTACTTTGTCCAGACTTTTCTGGAAAATGCCCGGAAACCTGAAGGGGGTTATTCAGAGTATTATTATCCACGCCCCAAAGATGTAGACCCCTCTCAGACTCCATTGCCCAAACGCTCATACTCCGCGGGATTTGATTCTTGGGGCTGGGCTATTGGGACGGGGAACTATGTGGATGATATCGAACAAAAAATCGCGAACTATGAAGTGGAATTGAATGCCGAACAAAATCGAGAACTATGGTTTACTATCCTTGGTTATATCGCTATTCTTTTGACCTCAATACTATCTTCCCTGTATATCAATCACCGGATCACGAAGAGAATCACCCCTATGTCAGAAACGGCAAAAGCGATAGCTCAAGGAAAATTATCGGTGGAAAAGTTTAACATTACAGGGATGGATAGCATCAGTGAACTTGGAGAGTCCTTAAATCGTATGGTCGATAATTTAAATGAAGTGGTTACTATGACTAAGGCATCTTCCGATAATGTGGCGGCTACCGCTGAGGAAATGAATCAGGGGCTGGACCAATCCGCTCAGACTTCTGAACAGATTGTTCGTTCGATCAGTGAGGTTGCGGAGGGGACAACCCGCCAGGAAGCACTGGTTCGTGATGCCTTTCAAGCGGTGGGTGAAGTTTCTGCCACGATGGCGACGATGATAGAAAGTTCCAAGCAAATGGCCGGCAAATCCCGTGAGGTGGCGGATTCAGCAAATAAAGGGGAAGAAAGTATACTGCGCACTATCGACCAAATGCACAGCATTGAGAAGACGGTGAGCAAATCGGCGGAAGTGGTTAAGATCCTCGGTGAAAATTCGACTCAGATCTCAGGCATTGTAGATACGATCGGGGGAATTGCGTCCCAAACCAACCTTCTGGCACTCAATGCGGCCATCGAGGCTGCACGGGCCGGAGAAGCAGGAAGTGGATTTGCTGTTGTGGCTGATGAAGTCCGCAAACTTGCTGAACAATCCACAGAGGCCACGGCTCAAATCGCCGACTTGATCCAACTTATTCAGACGGAGACTGAAAACGCTATCTCAGCAATGGATGACGGGATTAAAGAAGTCAAGACAGGGACCCTGGTGGTTAACGACGCGGGAGAGGCCTTTAAAGGAATCAAGGGGCTGATCGAGGAAATGTCCTCTGAAATAGAAAAGACTGTAGAACAAATCCAGTTCAGCTCCGAGGCCAATCAACATGTGGTCAGTATTATGGATGAAGTCAATGCTATCACCGATGCGATTGCTTTTGAAGTCAGTCATATCTTAACTGGGACGGAAGAGCAATCCGCTTCTATGGAAGAAATCGCTTCCTCCAGTGAAGCTCTGGCCACCATGGCAGAAGATTTGAAAAGAATTGTTTCCAAGTTCGAAAATTAAGTGTGTTAAAGCGTCTTAAAGAATGGCCGAATCCATAGTTCGGCCATTCTCTGTACTCAGGTGTAAGCAATTATGGAGAAATTCGAAGGATTGTCCTTGAGCATTGGCTCAATGTGGGACTATAATAGACTCTATCAGACTTTAAAATAAGTTTTAAATTATCCGGAGTAAGCGGTATCAAGGAGATGCAGTAATGATGGGGATAAGCATGAGCAGAATTAATAAAGCCGGTTTAAAGGACTTAAATCTACGGAACTTTGCGGCGGGTATTGTATCGGCGTTGCTTGCAATAACAGGCCCGCCTGCCATTATCCTGGAGGCGGCCTCCAATGGTAACTTTACAACTTCACAAACGATACTTTGGATGTTTTCCTGTTATGTTTTTGGGGGGATTTATAGTATTCTCATCCCTTGGTATTACAAGATGCCCATCGTCGGAGCCCACTCCATTACCGGGGTGGCTTTTCTAGCTACCGTCACAGCCCATTTTTCCTATTCGGAGCTTATCGGAGCATATATAGTCTCCGCCCTTTTAATGTTAGCAGTGGGAGTGTTCGGAATCTTTTCCAAGCTCCTTGACTATGTACCTAAGCAAATTATAGCAGTCATGCTGGCCGGTATGATTATACGTTATATGGTGAACTTTATTAACTCTATCACGGAGCTTCCCATAATCGGTGGGGTAGCTCTTTTAACCTTTTTAATTTTCAGCAAATGGAAAACCAAGATTCCACCTATGGTTGCAGGTATTGTAACCGCAACGGTGCTCTTATTCCTGACTCAGCCTTTAGAAAGTTTAGCTCTGGGTTCCTCACCGGTTATGCCTGCTCTTCAGGTTCCTGTTTTTAATCCCTTAAGCTTTCTGTCGGTATCGATCCCCTTGGCCTTACTTATTCTCAGCAATGATGCTGCCGTTGGCTTAGGAGCCTTAGAGCAAAATGATTACCATCCGCCTATTAATAAGGTGATTTCCCTTAGCGGCCTTTTCTCTGTCCTTACCAGTTTTTTCGGCGGACAATCGGCCAATGTAGCCGGTATGATGTCGGCCATCTGTGCTGATCCTGAAGCGGGCCTTAAGGAAAAACGCTACATGGGTGCAGTAGTCTCGGGGGTTATTATCCTTCTCTTCGGCCTTTTTGCCTGGAAGCTGGTGCCCTTGATTCAGGTATTGCCTAAACCTTTCATTTCCCTGCTGGTGGGTTTTGCCCTCTTAGGTGTGTTTGGGAATAGCTTATCCACTGGATTTTCCAACCCTAAAATGAAATTAAGTGCTGCTTTGACCTTTGTCATTGCTTTGTCTAATATTACACTATTGAATATCAGTGCTCCGGTCTGGTCTTTGCTCGTTGGGACTTTAGTCGCACGATTTGTAGAGAATTGATCTGGATTTCAAGACAATTTAAAGAATTTGAGTCAATTTTTGGTTAAAATTTTTTAAAATCTATAAGAGAAGAAGGACTTTTAATAGTTATGTAGAAAATTTATGAAATAATAGCTCTTTATCGTGAAAATAGTCATAGTATTTTGTCAGAATTGAAGTAGGTGAGTTATCATAGGTATACCTTTAATTGTATTGCTGTTACAGGGGATTCCGGAACAAATCGGAGTTATTACACTAGCCTATGCTATTGCTAAGTTGCCTATGCGAGGTAAAGAGATTATTCCGATAGGAATATTCTTGGGGGTTATTGCCTTCTTGATCAGAGTTTACAATATTCCTTTTGGGACCCATACAATTGTTTTAATGTTAATTTTATTTTTATGGTTGACTTTTAAAGGTAAAGAGATAACGGTATCTTTAGTGACGACGCTCATCTGCTTTGTTGCTCTTGCAGTATTTGAATTGGTTTTTATTACCATTCTTACGGAGATATTTAATATCTCACAAGAAATGGTATTTTCCGATTCGGTAAAAAGAATTCTTTATACGGAACCTCAAGTGATTATGCTCTTTGTTACTGCGTTTATAATTAGGCAAAAAGGGAGATAACAAGATGAGCCTTAATGATATGAGTAATAATTTAACTGATATAATCACGAGGGATTTAGATTTTGATGAAGACAAGAAAGAAATTATTGCCTACGCTATAGAAACTTCTCTGCTTGCAATTTTGGGAACCCTCTTATTAATTTTGTTTGCATTGATAGTTGGGGCTTTAAAAGCAGCGCTGATTTCGGCCGTATCTGGTGTGCTACTTCGCAGATTTTCGGGAGGTGCTCATTTCGATTCGCCGACCAAATGCTTGGTTATCGGTGCTATCATATACAG
Coding sequences within it:
- a CDS encoding acyl-CoA carboxylase subunit beta; protein product: MEKDIARVKPLELIHKLMDEGTFVELQERMPETNVLTGLGKVNGRRVYAFAQNFETRGGSIDSAHANKIIAVMDMALNDGVPIVGFYHSVGARIQDGILALDAVGKLFNHHVKLSGKIPQISVIMGSCAGGAAYCPALTDFIFMIEEKSKLFVTGPKVVQAITGERSTAEELGGTKIHGKVSGVNHFESSDEESAIKDVRRLLSYLPQNHREKSPRMVSGISPKYSDPKNIVPVESNKPYDMLKLIEKIVDNESFIEIQKQYAKNTIIGFGRFNGIACGLIANQPKHLAGALDVDASEKIACFIRLCSNFNLPVILLEDTVGFMPGVRQESSGLLRYGADIVKAFAEASAPKITVIIRKAFGGAYIALNSKAIGATRVYAWTTAEIGVMGIGAAVNLLKKDSASSESLERSLSRGMEANLELALSHGVIDEVIEPYETRQKLIEAIEELRKREQLAV
- a CDS encoding methyl-accepting chemotaxis protein — translated: MFWADTYDGYFIASGVGGTAPGTLRTEFQDAKENYFVQTFLENARKPEGGYSEYYYPRPKDVDPSQTPLPKRSYSAGFDSWGWAIGTGNYVDDIEQKIANYEVELNAEQNRELWFTILGYIAILLTSILSSLYINHRITKRITPMSETAKAIAQGKLSVEKFNITGMDSISELGESLNRMVDNLNEVVTMTKASSDNVAATAEEMNQGLDQSAQTSEQIVRSISEVAEGTTRQEALVRDAFQAVGEVSATMATMIESSKQMAGKSREVADSANKGEESILRTIDQMHSIEKTVSKSAEVVKILGENSTQISGIVDTIGGIASQTNLLALNAAIEAARAGEAGSGFAVVADEVRKLAEQSTEATAQIADLIQLIQTETENAISAMDDGIKEVKTGTLVVNDAGEAFKGIKGLIEEMSSEIEKTVEQIQFSSEANQHVVSIMDEVNAITDAIAFEVSHILTGTEEQSASMEEIASSSEALATMAEDLKRIVSKFEN
- a CDS encoding benzoate/H(+) symporter BenE family transporter; the encoded protein is MMGISMSRINKAGLKDLNLRNFAAGIVSALLAITGPPAIILEAASNGNFTTSQTILWMFSCYVFGGIYSILIPWYYKMPIVGAHSITGVAFLATVTAHFSYSELIGAYIVSALLMLAVGVFGIFSKLLDYVPKQIIAVMLAGMIIRYMVNFINSITELPIIGGVALLTFLIFSKWKTKIPPMVAGIVTATVLLFLTQPLESLALGSSPVMPALQVPVFNPLSFLSVSIPLALLILSNDAAVGLGALEQNDYHPPINKVISLSGLFSVLTSFFGGQSANVAGMMSAICADPEAGLKEKRYMGAVVSGVIILLFGLFAWKLVPLIQVLPKPFISLLVGFALLGVFGNSLSTGFSNPKMKLSAALTFVIALSNITLLNISAPVWSLLVGTLVARFVEN